The region AGCCAGGACCAGGGAATACGGCCAGAAAGGGTATTACAGAAGGTTTGGCGCCACGTTGCGGCATCAGAAGGCCGGGTTCACCGCCAACGGGATGGGGGTGTGGAGCGTGCCGGACAAGGAGGACCGCCACAGGCTCGGCGAGCTTCTGGCCAACAGGCCGGAAGTCAGCCACGCTTACGAGCGCCCTTCGTTTGACGACTGGCCTTTCCACCTTTTCACCATGATCCACGGTGAGTCGGAGGAGGAAGTGCGCAAGATAGCAAAGCGGATGTCCGAGGAGACAGGCGTCAAGGAATACGACGTGCTGTTTTCCACGAGGGAATTTAAAAAGACCTCGATGCAGTATTTCGACCACTGGCCGGTGGCGGAAGAGAAGTAAAAACGTGTAGGGGCACGGCGCGCCATGCCCGCCGAAATCTTTTATTAAGCATCTTGCATGGAGACATTGATGAGCCTTTTAGTTGTCGGGACGATGGCCTACGACTCGGTGAAGACGCCGTTCGGCCAGAGGGACTGGGCCCTGGGGGGCTCGGCCACCTATTTTTCCATGAGCGCCAGTTACTTCACTAAAGTGAACCTGGTGGCGGTCATCGGCGAGGACTTTAACAAAGACGACCTGGACATGCTCTCAAAGCGGGGTGTGGACATTTCCGGGGTGCAGCGCGCCAAGGGTAAATCGTTCCACTGGAAAGGGGAGTATGGATTTGACTTGAACGAGGCCAAGACGCTGGACACACAGCTTAACGTGCTGCTCGATTTTAATCCCGAACTGCCCGCAGAATACCGCGACGCCGAATACGTGTTCCTGGCCAACATAGACCCGAAGCTCCAGCAAAAGGTGCTAGACCAGGTGAAAAAGCCGAAGCTTGTGGCGTGCGACACTATGAACTTCTGGATATCCGGCGCCAGGGACGAGCTTCTCAAAACGCTCAAAAGGGTGGACATGCTGGTGATAAACGAGGGCGAGGCGCGCCAGCTTGCAGGGGAGCCAAACCTTGTGAAGGCGGCCCGGGCGATATGCGCCATGGGGCCCAGTACCCTCATCATAAAGCGCGGTGAATACGGCGCCATGCTTTTCCATGAAAACGAGGTGTTCGCCGCCCCGGCGTTGCCTCTTGAAGAGGTGTTCGACCCGACAGGAGCGGGGGACACGTTCGCGGGGGGGGTGATGGGGCACCTGGCCCGGATAGGGGACGGGCACATCACGGAAACAAAGCTTCGGCAGGCGATCATAATGGGCTCGGTGATGGCCTCGTTCACGGTGGAAAAATTCTCCGTGGAGAGGCTGCGCGATTTGAACGGCGCGCAGATAGCCGACAGGTTCCGCCAGTTCAGGCGGTTGACTCATTTCGAAGACATTGGCGAGTTTTAAGAAGGCCCGGCCGCCCAAGCGCAGGGAACGGCCGGCGTCTTCACGGGGTGAAGAAGGCAATAAAGACCTGCCGCCGGTGGGGGTGCTCATATTGCTGTCGATGATGTTTCCCGGCGCGGGCCAGCTGGCCAACGAACAGAAAGTCAAAGGGGGGGTGTTCATCGCCATCTCCGCGGTGATAGCGGTGGCTTTCTTCGCCCAGCTTGCCAGCGTCTCCTCCCCCGTTTTCGCGACGTTGAAAACCGGTCAGTCCCCGGCGCTGGAGACCGGCTTTATGGAGGGGCTGACACGCCTTTTGTACATTCTCGGCGCGGCCCTTGCGGTGTGGGCCGTGGCGCTGGTAGACTGCGTGGTGGTGGGGATGAGAAATCAATCAGGCAGGGGCGCGGGCAGGTAGTACACAGAGCTCGCTTTTTGGAAGATACGGACCAGACGCGATGAAAATTCCGGAGAACAAACGGCTTGTCACGATTGTCTCGGTCCTGCTAGTCACCGGATTTCTGGCCACCACGCTGGCCAGCTATTTCGTCTCAAGTTCGGTGGTCCGCGAGACCATCGTGGCCCAGCAATTGCCCCTGACGGCCGACAACATATATTCCGAAATCCAGCGCGACCTTCTCCGGCCCATCTTCATATCTTCGCTGATGGCGCAGGACACTTTTTTAAGAGACTGGGCGATCAAAGGCGAGAAAGACGACGAGGCGGTCGTCAAATACCTCAAGGCGATCATGGACCGCTATGGCGCCTTCACTTCGTTCTTCGTGTCCGAAAAGACCCGCGTCTATTACCACGCCAGCGGGATTTTCAAGAAAGTGGACGAAAATGATCCGGGAGACAAGTGGTATTTCCGCGTGCGCGAAATGAAGCCCGATTACGAGATAAACGTGGATCCCGACCATG is a window of Nitrospinota bacterium DNA encoding:
- a CDS encoding AsnC family transcriptional regulator produces the protein MKKEITSYDVKIMAELQRSIPMVKNPFAAIAAKLGLTEEEVIARTREYGQKGYYRRFGATLRHQKAGFTANGMGVWSVPDKEDRHRLGELLANRPEVSHAYERPSFDDWPFHLFTMIHGESEEEVRKIAKRMSEETGVKEYDVLFSTREFKKTSMQYFDHWPVAEEK
- a CDS encoding sugar kinase — encoded protein: MSLLVVGTMAYDSVKTPFGQRDWALGGSATYFSMSASYFTKVNLVAVIGEDFNKDDLDMLSKRGVDISGVQRAKGKSFHWKGEYGFDLNEAKTLDTQLNVLLDFNPELPAEYRDAEYVFLANIDPKLQQKVLDQVKKPKLVACDTMNFWISGARDELLKTLKRVDMLVINEGEARQLAGEPNLVKAARAICAMGPSTLIIKRGEYGAMLFHENEVFAAPALPLEEVFDPTGAGDTFAGGVMGHLARIGDGHITETKLRQAIIMGSVMASFTVEKFSVERLRDLNGAQIADRFRQFRRLTHFEDIGEF